The Coregonus clupeaformis isolate EN_2021a chromosome 26, ASM2061545v1, whole genome shotgun sequence genome window below encodes:
- the LOC121540884 gene encoding frizzled-7-A-like translates to MAVRRTWEWIWITGCALVTVCLLLEPCTGQYHGEKGISIPEHGFCQPISIPLCTDIAYNQTIMPNLLGHTNQEDAGLEVHQFYPLVKVQCSMDLKFFLCSMYAPVCTVLEQAIPPCRSLCERARQGCEALMNKFGFQWPERLRCENFPVHGAGEICVGQNTSDTDIPTSDPTPNLPELMTLPPNIGRPAAQPFSCPLQLQVPTYLNYKFLGVKDCGAPCESTKPNGLMYFREEELKFGKLWVGIWSILCCVSTLFTVLTYLVDMRRFRYPERPIIFLSGCYFMVAVAYTAGFFLEDKVVCIDKFKEDGYKTVAQGTKKEGCTILFMILYFFGMASSIWWVILSLTWFLSAGMKWGHEAIEANSQYFHLAAWAVPAVKTITILAMGQVDGDLLTGVCYVGIYNVDSLRGFVLAPLFVYLFIGTSFLLAGFVSLFRIRTIMKHDGTKTEKLEKLMVRIGVFSVLYTVPATIVIACYFYEQAFRDQWEKTWHMQTCKRFAVPCPANNFAPMTPDFTVFMIKYLMTMIVGITSGFWIWSGKTLQSWCRFYKRLSNSNQGETTV, encoded by the coding sequence ATGGCGGTAAGGAGAACCTGGGAGTGGATTTGGATAACGGGGTGCGCTCTGGTGACTGTTTGCCTTCTGCTGGAGCCGTGTACCGGTCAGTATCATGGCGAGAAGGGCATTTCTATACCAGAACACGGTTTTTGTCAACCTATTTCCATTCCACTCTGCACGGACATTGCCTATAATCAAACCATCATGCCGAATCTTTTGGGACACACAAACCAGGAGGATGCGGGGCTGGAGGTCCATCAGTTTTACCCGCTCGTGAAGGTCCAGTGTTCCATGGACCTTAAGTTTTTCTTGTGTTCCATGTACGCACCGGTGTGCACAGTTCTAGAACAGGCCATCCCCCCATGCCGATCACTGTGCGAGCGCGCACGCCAGGGCTGCGAGGCGCTCATGAACAAGTTCGGGTTTCAGTGGCCAGAGAGACTCCGTTGCGAGAACTTCCCTGTCCACGGCGCTGGGGAGATCTGTGTGGGTCAAAACACGTCAGACACGGACATCCCTACCTCAGACCCCACTCCCAACCTACCTGAGCTCATGACCTTACCCCCTAACATCGGTCGCCCTGCTGCCCAGCCCTTCTCCTGTCCCCTGCAACTTCAGGTCCCAACCTACCTCAACTACAAATTCCTGGGGGTGAAAGACTGTGGTGCCCCATGTGAGTCCACCAAGCCCAACGGACTAATGTATTTCCGTGAGGAGGAACTGAAATTCGGCAAACTCTGGGTGGGTATCTGGTCTATTTTGTGTTGTGTGAGTACACTGTTCACTGTGCTCACATACTTGGTAGACATGAGGAGGTTTCGCTACCCGGAGAGGCCCATCATCTTCCTCTCAGGCTGCTACTTCATGGTGGCAGTGGCCTATACAGCAGGCTTCTTCTTGGAGGATAAAGTGGTCTGCATAGACAAGTTTAAAGAGGACGGTTACAAGACAGTGGCCCAGGGCACCAAGAAAGAGGGCTGCACCATCCTCTTCATGATCCTCTACTTTTTTGGCATGGCTAGCTCCATATGGTGGGTCATCCTGTCCCTCACCTGGTTCCTGTCTGCTGGTATGAAGTGGGGTCACGAGGCCATTGAGGCCAACTCACAATACTTCCACCTAGCGGCTTGGGCGGTACCAGCTGTCAAAACCATCACTATCCTGGCCATGGGGCAAGTGGATGGAGACCTTCTCACAGGGGTGTGCTACGTTGGCATCTACAACGTGGATTCACTACGAGGGTTCGTCCTGGCCCCCCTGTTCGTCTACCTCTTCATCGGAACCTCGTTCCTCCTGGCTGGGTTCGTGTCTCTGTTCCGCATCAGAACCATCATGAAGCATGACGGCACCAAGACGGAGAAACTAGAGAAGCTGATGGTGAGAATCGGAGTGTTCAGTGTCCTGTACACCGTCCCCGCCACCATCGTCATCGCCTGCTACTTCTACGAGCAGGCCTTCCGTGACCAATGGGAAAAGACCTGGCACATGCAGACGTGCAAGCGCTTCGCGGTGCCGTGCCCGGCCAACAACTTTGCCCCGATGACCCCAGACTTCACGGTGTTCATGATCAAGTACCTGATGACTATGATCGTGGGCATCACGTCCGGATTCTGGATCTGGTCAGGGAAAACATTACAGAGTTGGTGCAGGTTTTACAAACGGCTCAGTAACAGCAATCAAGGAGAGACGACCGTATGA